The following are encoded together in the Streptomyces asoensis genome:
- a CDS encoding SCO4226 family nickel-binding protein produces MARFMDVHHNMQGITADQLLEAHQADLSIEGEEGVHFERAWADPESGTVYCLSEAPSADAVQRVHERTGHMADEIHPVPLTV; encoded by the coding sequence ATGGCCCGCTTCATGGACGTCCACCACAACATGCAGGGCATCACCGCCGACCAACTCCTCGAGGCCCACCAGGCGGACCTGTCGATCGAGGGCGAGGAGGGCGTGCACTTCGAACGGGCCTGGGCGGACCCGGAGTCGGGGACCGTCTACTGCCTCTCCGAGGCGCCGTCGGCGGATGCCGTACAGCGCGTCCACGAGCGCACCGGTCACATGGCGGACGAGATCCACCCGGTGCCGTTGACGGTCTGA
- a CDS encoding DUF4232 domain-containing protein: MSGNGDRDVRVNGSGKRFGVRGSVAAVVMASAAALALTGCQSGGSSSASVSPGHVDPPSASAPSASAPSASGVTTSPSAEPAGSASSPAGDVGADVTEAAAATPTCKAGGLEVTAHQAAHRPSGTGTGAAVVEFTNTSAKSCRLKGHPSVAGAGNGSPGHNSPLAVTPKGSASAVTLAPKGRAWVKLTFVQVQGEGDGYCASGADPVVYPTLVVGLPGSGKHQVALDDGQFAECDNKVTATAVSAVEPS; encoded by the coding sequence ATGAGCGGGAACGGAGACAGGGACGTGCGGGTGAACGGGAGCGGGAAGCGGTTCGGTGTCCGGGGTTCCGTGGCGGCGGTCGTCATGGCCTCCGCGGCCGCCCTTGCCTTGACGGGGTGCCAGTCGGGCGGTTCCTCCAGCGCCTCCGTGAGTCCCGGGCACGTCGACCCGCCCTCCGCGAGCGCGCCCTCCGCGAGCGCCCCCTCCGCGAGCGGCGTGACCACCTCGCCCTCCGCCGAGCCCGCGGGCTCCGCCTCGTCGCCGGCCGGTGACGTCGGCGCGGACGTCACCGAGGCCGCCGCGGCCACGCCTACCTGCAAGGCGGGCGGTCTCGAGGTCACCGCCCACCAGGCCGCCCACCGGCCGAGCGGAACGGGGACCGGGGCCGCGGTCGTCGAGTTCACCAATACCTCGGCCAAGTCCTGCCGGCTCAAGGGTCACCCGTCCGTCGCGGGAGCCGGCAACGGGTCTCCCGGGCACAATTCCCCGCTGGCCGTCACGCCCAAGGGATCCGCGTCGGCCGTGACGCTCGCCCCCAAGGGCAGGGCCTGGGTGAAGCTGACCTTCGTGCAGGTGCAGGGGGAGGGCGACGGGTACTGCGCCTCCGGTGCGGACCCCGTGGTGTATCCCACCCTGGTCGTGGGTCTGCCCGGGTCGGGCAAGCACCAGGTCGCCCTGGACGACGGGCAGTTCGCCGAGTGCGACAACAAGGTGACCGCCACCGCCGTGTCGGCCGTCGAGCCCTCCTGA
- a CDS encoding FAD-dependent monooxygenase — protein MAHTTTTDVLIAGAGPVGLSAAAELRRHGVKCRLVDRLPARLPYAKAVGIQPRTLEIWDRMGLARTMLEAAAVLRGQLVYVNGRERARLDLTLPPEVPYGFAALPQYDTERLLEEYVAGLGTRVERGTELLSFTQDDGGVTARLRTASGTDEEVRAGYLIGCDGAHSTVRKGLGLTFEGAAFDEEYMLGDVEADWALPHGYGIRSVHHGADGTPDDVLVCVPLPGTGRYRMSMLVPPELSTRTGGGGTPSTTAARGDGDGVAHGLTTDEGRAPDLHHLQAVVDRLAPVPAVLSRLRWSSVFRISHRIVDRYADGRVFVAGDAAHIHPPTGAQGMNTGIQDACNLAWKLALVIRGEAGPALLTTYDAERRPVGEEVVGRTVRHATRGIEADPDDPRTVLLREAQLLVGYRDGPLAPAADVPPGAPHPGDRAPDCGGLTAPASAYAWRLLDVLRGRVGHVIVLYAADPAHLTAAAETVRGLWEADGTARPSLEVIAVLARETAPAPAAPDALPVAAYRDAAGEFARLYRPDGPTAFILRPDGHLATRFPLTEPTTPPALHTWLTTLSTSPARP, from the coding sequence GTGGCGCACACCACAACGACCGACGTGCTGATCGCGGGCGCCGGCCCGGTCGGACTGAGCGCCGCCGCCGAGCTGCGCCGGCACGGGGTGAAATGCCGGCTCGTCGACCGGCTGCCGGCCCGGCTCCCGTACGCGAAGGCGGTCGGCATCCAGCCGCGCACCCTGGAGATCTGGGACCGGATGGGCCTGGCCCGCACGATGCTGGAGGCCGCCGCGGTGCTGCGCGGTCAGCTGGTCTACGTCAACGGCCGGGAGCGGGCGCGGCTCGACCTCACGCTGCCGCCCGAGGTGCCGTACGGATTCGCCGCGCTGCCGCAGTACGACACCGAGCGCCTTCTGGAGGAGTACGTCGCCGGCCTCGGCACACGGGTCGAACGCGGTACCGAACTGCTGTCGTTCACCCAGGACGACGGCGGGGTCACCGCGCGCCTGCGCACCGCGTCGGGCACGGACGAGGAGGTGCGGGCGGGGTACCTCATCGGCTGCGACGGCGCGCACAGCACCGTGCGCAAGGGGCTGGGCCTCACGTTCGAGGGGGCCGCCTTCGACGAGGAGTACATGCTCGGCGATGTCGAAGCCGACTGGGCGCTGCCGCACGGCTACGGCATCCGCTCCGTCCACCACGGCGCCGACGGCACGCCGGACGACGTACTGGTCTGCGTGCCCCTGCCCGGCACCGGCCGCTACCGCATGTCGATGCTCGTCCCGCCGGAACTCTCGACGCGGACGGGCGGCGGTGGAACACCGTCGACGACGGCCGCCCGTGGCGACGGCGACGGCGTAGCCCACGGCTTGACCACAGATGAGGGCCGAGCCCCGGATCTGCACCACCTCCAGGCCGTGGTCGACCGGCTGGCCCCGGTCCCCGCGGTCCTCTCCCGGCTGCGCTGGTCCTCCGTCTTCCGGATCAGCCACCGCATCGTGGATCGCTATGCCGACGGGCGCGTCTTCGTCGCGGGCGATGCCGCCCACATCCATCCGCCCACCGGCGCCCAGGGCATGAACACCGGCATCCAGGACGCCTGCAACCTGGCCTGGAAGCTGGCCCTCGTCATCCGGGGAGAGGCCGGACCGGCCCTCCTGACCACGTACGACGCCGAACGCCGTCCGGTCGGCGAGGAGGTCGTCGGCCGTACGGTCCGCCACGCCACCCGGGGCATCGAGGCCGACCCCGACGACCCGCGCACCGTGCTCCTCCGCGAGGCGCAACTGCTCGTCGGCTACCGGGACGGCCCGCTCGCCCCTGCCGCGGACGTGCCGCCCGGCGCGCCGCACCCCGGCGACCGCGCCCCCGACTGCGGTGGCCTGACCGCCCCCGCGTCCGCGTACGCCTGGCGCCTGCTCGACGTGCTGCGCGGACGCGTCGGCCACGTGATCGTGCTGTACGCGGCCGACCCCGCCCACCTGACGGCGGCCGCCGAGACCGTGCGCGGCCTGTGGGAAGCGGACGGGACGGCCAGGCCCTCACTCGAGGTCATCGCCGTACTCGCCCGCGAGACCGCACCGGCGCCCGCCGCCCCCGACGCCCTGCCCGTCGCCGCGTACCGCGACGCGGCCGGCGAGTTCGCCCGCCTCTACCGCCCCGACGGCCCGACGGCCTTCATCCTCCGCCCGGACGGCCACCTGGCCACCCGCTTCCCCCTGACAGAACCCACCACACCCCCCGCCCTCCACACCTGGCTGACGACCCTGTCGACCTCACCGGCACGCCCCTGA
- a CDS encoding ribosomal protein L7/L12 yields the protein MADAYFLLVCDDVPHDVVLTDPGVRVMAVVQVVRRLTGLSLWRSKLLATQVPAVVLTCVSERDAAAAVAALREAGAAAEAKEQPQPDFPKL from the coding sequence ATGGCAGACGCGTACTTCTTGCTGGTGTGCGACGACGTGCCTCATGACGTTGTCCTCACCGATCCTGGCGTCCGCGTGATGGCCGTCGTCCAGGTCGTCCGCCGGCTGACGGGACTGAGCCTGTGGCGCAGCAAGCTTCTGGCCACGCAGGTCCCCGCCGTCGTTCTCACCTGCGTGTCCGAGCGGGATGCGGCGGCGGCCGTCGCGGCCCTCCGCGAAGCGGGGGCCGCGGCAGAGGCGAAGGAGCAGCCCCAACCGGACTTTCCGAAGCTCTGA